A segment of the Pseudoliparis swirei isolate HS2019 ecotype Mariana Trench chromosome 4, NWPU_hadal_v1, whole genome shotgun sequence genome:
atacaagaTAAGATAaccctttattcgtcccacagtcgggaaatttcaggatcacagcagcaggtgcatcttagagcattaataaaataaaacaccaaacacaagaacaatactaaaactaaaatactaaatatacaaggggaaaacaaagtaaagtgctgagtaaagtgtttagtttgccagcatctacagcgatctactgcagtttgttgtgcagtttgttgtgcagcctgaagtaaacaatgaactgattttgtatctttagagatcgtttctgagatttagcttaaattatgctaacattaaaaaaaaattactgtaCCAACGAAGAGTTTattaaaataagtcagacttttgtatgttaaaaaaagtcctgtatatagatttccccaagagttccaggaaatgaataatgcagacgtgttccatacatatctgaaatcccctataatagcaatcaaacaattttaatgtatcaattaggacatttttcaaagtaaaagtcctaaatgtttaaagaaatcggtaatttctttaatgtttgaggtgctttatatatgtatttcctcatattcctaggcaataatgctacacaataaatagaatgcttcaatcaacaccgtgatcggttttatcggatcggcagatactgatttcagtgatcggcaccaaaaaacctgatcggtgcatctctaattgtcaatctattagcctatctattttagcaaaatgatttcctcaagcattgcctccattatttatggagaaaaaaaaacatagatgtctgctaattacggtgacatggCAATACAGATCGTGCGCGCCAACAAAAAAAATTGGGGAGCAccaaagacccattttgacccaggaaaaaccctgaatacaaatttgtatcactggcttttattttgaatttcattttaaagggtacctgtagtgcaaaacaacaacgtgctacatccattcggcgcatcaaataaatcatatttaccccgccgctattgtcaacaagtcacgcatagcccgaggctttacatttctttgtcaacattccgagtccgtgaacgcttcagggcgcagccattttgctagttatttactcatgtcaaagctaactatgacgttgagtcgttgaaaggaattcagccaatccggagccacttctacacgcgttgcttcttgggatagatcggtggcctcaagaatgacacaatctatatcaggggtgctcaatacgtcgatcgcggcgacctgccagtcgatcgcatgacattaaaaaaatttggcccgcccccctgtcactttctctatagcgccacattacagcagcagcacgtcatttctgtctctacgtgttgcgttgacagtcctctgcccgccgtctcgtgcgccgcggagctcccgacaccggtttgcgcgcatcgggacggacggagcaaagaaaaagtcactaacacccccgaacatgtcggccgaacattgcatcaatgaaagacatctccagcgctggcttatgcgcgatgtagctatcaagctcactcttttgtgtgaagcagatgaggtctaatgacactatatcatcggacataagttcgtgttctttacaacaaatgcactctgtctgttttttgtggcacacatttcccacaactgcaccaaacgtccgccgacttgcgtgcacggtccgcacggtgaagcatctggaccggcggtccttcggcatcaacttcatcagaatcatcgctatcatcgctgtcacaattcactaaatggggatagtctgcttttaaaggttcaaacaagtatccagttgctgaatcagacaatctttcatcgtccatattatcaatctctcagcatttgtttgcgagcgctcgacgttgtttacattggtatctgaacacatccgctgtggctggctgtcgatctctcaacgatgtgacgtcacaccaccggcgccatattcaagctccagtgcaatgtcgcatgtcagagttgaggactttgaacagcctaaactacgtattgttattgaatactggaccgtcagtgcatgaataacctttagaaacacattatcttttgatctggctacatattcgctttcactacaggtaccctttaagcacttccgttgtGTCGtattggtttcagacggcagaaactaaatacggaggtggtattccgttttaggtttcaaacggaaaacaacaaaaaacgtgatttccgtattccgtatttggaatgaaacgaaaaaacaaactaacaaaacgtacaagGACCCAAGAGCAGCCTTAATtaagattagtaccgtaacgttaaTTGCAAGTCCTACTTTTATCAAAAttggccaacaaataataaattagccattataaccatgtttaagctagctcgtacgAGCTgcgagcgcgacagtctgatatccgatTTGTGTCAGTGCGGCCATGACAACGGCTTTCACAGGGAATTTGGAcgaaggtttttttttatgtcgtcattgtcaatcgtcgttttgagcttcttctttctttaaagtaccggttcaggcaccgatatcgttttaaaagtaccgatttagcaccggtatcgaaaaaaacgaaaaacaatACCCATCCCTCATGATAAATGCTCTATGCTGCCAATAACACTTTATAACTAATGTAAAGCTTGTTCACCACTAATCCAGCCTCACGTGGAACAAACATAGCTTCATGTTCCCCGAGTGCAGCGGGTCAGCTCAGTTTTATTTTGGCGTTTACGAAAACGAGAATGATGAAGTCCTTTATGAATGTTGTGTCTGATAATCACTGAAGAATGGATTATGAATATAAGCCTCTTTGAGACTAAATGTAACTGCTTCATACATATCGATCATTCAAGTGTTTAGATTCTAACGCCTTCTATTCTACTACGAAGGGGAGTGTTTGTTTTGCTGACACAAAGGCGGAAGTGACAAAGCTGGGTTTTTGCTTTAACATTTTAACTTTAATGTTTTTGCTTCTAAGAGTTTAATCCCAGTTAGTCCACAACGTAGAAACAACGTCCATTGGTTACTGCTTTAGGACTAATGTTAGTTATAAATCAGTCTCTTTTGTACACATATTTTTGGGATACAATTGTAGATGCAGCAGAAACCGACTGTTTATTAACTACCACTCAAGTAGTTTTTACTCTCAACCGAGTATCCGTTCGTCGATCACATCTCGACCAACACTTTCTTCGTGAGTCCTTCGCATCGGGCGTGCTAATCATTCACATAAAATGCAAATCGATTTTAAATACCAGCGTATGTATACATGAGTAGAAAAATTAATTGGGATCCATgtggttttatttattctcaGAACAGAAATATTTTGATCGACACAggcaaacaataaaaacatcccATTGGCAACCGtatacttaaaaaataaatttatattTCTCATCCGGtacttaaaagaaaaagaaaaaacttaaCAGGCACCAATCACAATGGGTACATCCTAACATTATGTAGTGGCATTTGTGGCACTGAGAAATAATattgaataaaatgtaaaagctgtttttataaaaagtcaataaaaaaacaccttcaataaaacaATGCTGATTTGTGCTCAAGCACATACTATATCTGCTAATAGATGAGGTGAAGGTTGCTCTCGagttgtttctttaaaaaaaagccagCATTTTGAGTGCATCGCTCTCCAGTGATTAAGTTAAAACCTGCAAGAGAGAAACCGTGTCAGTAAACAACAGACCTCCAGCTACAAGCATACTGTTCAACTTTTGTTTTTGAGTTCACAAAGACAATAGACTTCACAAAGACTTACTTATTAGAATCTATTTGGGAATCCCAGCCACGATCTCAGACTCGATACCACAGTGATTCGATCCTCGCAGGATCTTAAAGAATCCTGTAGAAACAGAAACGAGTACACTTTTATacattacaaaaataatagATTTGACCCAACATTAGCAATTGTTAAGTATTAAATTGGAGATAGTTTGCATGTGAGAACATATGGTATGCTGGCAATCttgcatattttatattttaaactgATGCAGttaaatattcataaataatttttaaaacatAGCAATGACACAAATagcattaaataaaaatgtacttGGGTATCCAAGTTTTGGATGGGTATGAAAAGTTTGTGTGACAATTCAACAACATGTTCAGTTGAGGCTGCAGTTGATGTATAAAAATGTAAACTATGAgaattgtcataaaaatacaTACAGGTACCGACTGCATTACATTGAAGGGATTCTGAATATTCCATTcctttaatacatataaataggaGGGCTACCGTTTATAAcagatacatattattattgcgAGTACTGGTGTATAAATGTTAAATTATATTCTCACCATTATCACCCCAGTCAGTGTTCCAGGAGTTGGCACAGAGCCAGTAGTGAACACCGTCCTCCACTCCCCAGCCCAGGATCTTGATGGCGTGGCCACCCAACACAGACCCAGACACATGCTGGTACACACCTGGAAATGAGAAGAACATAAATAAAGGAGGCGAGGAACCCGACTGAGGAGGCAAGAGTTCCACTTcaagtgtgagtgagagagtcagAAACTTCATTTGAATGAATCACCGAGCAAAAACGTGCAATCGGCATTTCACCTTTTTCTCAACAGGTTGCGAGTATACAAGCACTCAATACTCTGTGTTTGTACACACACTGACTGTTCATGGCGCTCTTACCAGACTTGTACAGCACAAAGTCTTCAAAGACGGTGAAGGCGCCCTCTACTGGCCCATTCTTGTAGATATCACTCTGAATCTGCGCCTCATCTGACAGCACGCTGTAAGACGTTTTACCTGTAAAACACACGTTTGAGTTAggaaccgagagagagagaggaaccgagagagaaatgcacagagagagagagagtgtgtgtgagtgtgtgtgtgtgtgtgcaaacaaaGCTTCATTCATAAGCTGAGCATTAGGCTCATTATAACGACATCAACGTACTGCTTGTATATTAGAGTGATTAATGGAGCCAAAGATAAAGTTATATTAAACATctaataaatattaaacatgTGTAAGTAAGTTTAATCGTATACATGTTAGTGATAGATTAATCAAGTTTTAACTATTGATTCTAGTGGTATTAATACCTGGTCTACATACCACATTGTCTGAGTAACCACAATTTCTTTCTTGACAAAAACATTTGTGTATGAATACAATAAGAACACGTTTACTGTTCAAATTATTGCCAGTTTCATACCGTTTAAAAATCAACAGAGCCACATCCAATAAAATCTATTATAGAAAAATCTTTCCTGGAAAAAAAGTTATATCAAAGAAGCAGCGAAATATAGTgtcaaaatactaaatactgGTGCGTGTGGAAAAGACACGTTAGCGATGTAAAAGCATTTTCTTACCAAAGTGCTTGTCCACTTTGTAGCTTGGTGTGTATCCAGGTTCACACCGGGAGATGCACTTAGGTGTGTGTCCACTCTCCCCGGTGCAGGACGGCCTGCTGCCATTCACGTGGTGCTCACAGGGGGGGATGGTGTAGGGCCGGCAGCCTGGAGGCACAAAGAGCGAGACACAgaaatcagaaacacacacacaccactgtggGAGTCTGACACACAAGACATACCAATGTGGGAGTCGTAGAGGCCGCCAGAGACCAGCCCCT
Coding sequences within it:
- the ctsba gene encoding cathepsin B, translating into MWRSAVLLLAASLSVSLARPHFQALSSEMINYINKVNTTWKAGHNFHNVDYDYIKRLCGTMLNGPKLPVMVQFAGDLELPANFDCREQWPNCPTLKEIRDQGSCGSCWAFGAVEAISDRVCIHSNAEVSVEISSEDLLSCCESCGMGCNGGYPAAAWVFWTSEGLVSGGLYDSHIGCRPYTIPPCEHHVNGSRPSCTGESGHTPKCISRCEPGYTPSYKVDKHFGKTSYSVLSDEAQIQSDIYKNGPVEGAFTVFEDFVLYKSGVYQHVSGSVLGGHAIKILGWGVEDGVHYWLCANSWNTDWGDNGFFKILRGSNHCGIESEIVAGIPK